A portion of the Streptomyces sp. NBC_01335 genome contains these proteins:
- the proP gene encoding glycine betaine/L-proline transporter ProP → MMRTVVRRRKKAVRAKDVTVTDPPKVRRAVTAAALGNTMEWFDFGVYAYLAGTLGKVFFPSSSPGAQVVSTFATFAAAFLVRPLGGLVFGPLGDRVGRQKVLAITMIMMAASTFAVGFLPTYAAVGFAAPLLLLVCRLVQGFSTGGEYAGATTYIAEYAPDKRRGFLGSWLDFGTFVGYSLGSGLVTVLTAVLGTDGLTDWGWRIPFYVAGPLGLIGLYMRMKLEETPAFQRQEEEQAEALAEAGPVEEARQSGKGRLKEIFSEHWEAVLICMGLVLLYNVTNYMVTSYLPTYMSETLGEPETTSQLLVLGTMLLVVLTITTVGRSSDRWGRRPVFMAGSVALVALSIPAFLLIRQGGILLPAFGCVILGLLLVCFAGTSASTLPALFPTRIRYGALSIAFNISVSLFGGTTPLFAAGLVEATGNDMVPAYYLMVAGVIGLISTLFLHETAGRPLRGSGPMVETRQQAHRLVSASRTSAGRQARDVWFRLRHGRRRG, encoded by the coding sequence ATGATGCGCACGGTCGTACGGCGCCGCAAGAAAGCGGTCCGGGCCAAGGACGTCACCGTCACCGATCCGCCGAAGGTGCGCCGGGCGGTCACGGCCGCAGCACTCGGCAACACCATGGAGTGGTTCGACTTCGGCGTCTACGCGTATCTGGCCGGAACGCTGGGCAAGGTGTTCTTCCCGTCCAGTTCACCCGGAGCCCAGGTGGTGTCGACGTTCGCCACCTTCGCCGCCGCGTTCCTGGTTCGGCCGCTCGGCGGACTCGTCTTCGGTCCGCTCGGGGACCGGGTGGGACGGCAGAAGGTCCTTGCGATCACCATGATCATGATGGCGGCGAGCACCTTCGCCGTCGGCTTCCTCCCCACCTACGCGGCCGTCGGCTTCGCGGCCCCCCTGCTGCTCCTGGTGTGCCGGCTCGTGCAGGGCTTCTCCACGGGCGGGGAGTACGCCGGAGCGACCACGTACATCGCCGAATACGCCCCCGACAAGCGGCGCGGGTTCCTCGGCAGCTGGCTGGACTTCGGCACCTTCGTCGGATACTCGCTGGGCTCGGGCCTGGTCACCGTGCTCACCGCCGTCCTCGGTACCGACGGGCTCACGGACTGGGGCTGGCGCATCCCCTTCTACGTCGCCGGACCGCTGGGGCTGATCGGCCTCTACATGCGCATGAAGCTGGAGGAGACCCCCGCCTTCCAGCGGCAGGAGGAGGAACAGGCCGAGGCCCTGGCGGAGGCCGGCCCGGTGGAAGAGGCCAGGCAGTCGGGCAAGGGCCGGCTCAAGGAGATCTTCTCCGAGCACTGGGAGGCCGTGCTGATCTGCATGGGCCTGGTGCTCCTCTACAACGTCACCAACTACATGGTCACGTCCTACCTCCCGACCTACATGTCGGAGACCCTCGGCGAACCCGAGACCACCTCGCAACTGCTCGTCCTCGGCACCATGCTGCTGGTCGTCCTGACCATCACCACCGTGGGCCGCAGCTCCGACCGGTGGGGCCGCAGGCCGGTGTTCATGGCGGGGAGCGTGGCTCTGGTGGCGCTCTCCATCCCGGCGTTCCTGCTGATCCGGCAGGGCGGAATCCTGCTCCCGGCCTTCGGCTGCGTGATCCTCGGCCTGCTGCTCGTCTGCTTCGCCGGGACCTCGGCCTCCACCCTTCCGGCGCTCTTCCCCACCCGCATCCGGTACGGCGCGCTCTCGATCGCGTTCAACATCTCCGTATCGCTCTTCGGCGGAACCACCCCGCTGTTCGCCGCCGGGCTCGTGGAGGCCACCGGCAACGACATGGTGCCCGCCTACTACCTGATGGTGGCGGGCGTCATCGGGCTGATCTCCACCCTCTTCCTGCACGAGACGGCCGGTCGCCCGTTGCGCGGCTCCGGGCCGATGGTCGAGACGCGCCAGCAGGCGCACCGGCTGGTCTCGGCCAGCCGCACCTCCGCGGGCCGGCAGGCGCGCGACGTCTGGTTCCGGTTGCGCCACGGGCGGCGACGGGGCTGA
- a CDS encoding N-acetylmuramoyl-L-alanine amidase has translation MHRRRILRAVAGTAAGLLLPASVRGVDAPSAGTDSALARWAPASAANYTVPGGTSPRRVDRVVVHVTQQAFTQTLGIFRDPSKKVSVHYVVRSGDGYTAQCVPERDIAWHAGNWDYNVRSVGIEHEGWVERPEYFTAAMYERSALLTADICERHGIPRDRTHIIGHYEVPGTDHTDPGPLWDWDRYLRLVRHA, from the coding sequence ATGCACCGCAGAAGGATTCTCCGGGCGGTGGCCGGCACCGCGGCGGGCCTTCTTCTGCCGGCGTCGGTGCGCGGGGTGGACGCGCCCTCGGCGGGGACGGACAGTGCGCTGGCCCGCTGGGCACCCGCCTCGGCCGCCAACTACACCGTGCCCGGGGGCACCTCGCCCCGGCGGGTCGACCGGGTGGTCGTCCACGTCACCCAGCAGGCCTTCACGCAGACGCTCGGCATCTTCCGCGACCCGTCGAAGAAGGTGTCGGTCCACTACGTCGTGCGGTCCGGCGACGGCTACACCGCCCAGTGCGTACCGGAGCGGGACATCGCCTGGCACGCGGGCAACTGGGACTACAACGTCCGTTCCGTCGGCATCGAGCACGAAGGCTGGGTGGAGCGCCCGGAGTACTTCACCGCGGCGATGTACGAACGGTCGGCGCTGCTCACCGCCGACATCTGCGAACGCCACGGCATCCCCAGGGACCGTACGCACATCATCGGCCACTACGAGGTGCCGGGGACGGACCACACCGATCCCGGTCCGCTCTGGGACTGGGACCGTTATCTGCGGCTCGTCCGCCACGCCTGA
- a CDS encoding fatty acid desaturase family protein → MPQATTTATDPSGARAATSVAPPSPDADGDRPAGPGARPAPQAVPARRGLTEGAPGGSDFAPLLKAVKGQGLLDRRTGWYAAGIAVNALCLAAVATGIELLGDTWWTLLLAVPLAVLWTRTAFLGHDAGHAQITGNRRASRIIGLVHGNLLLGMNEAWWNDKHVRHHANPNHIDKDPDVGVGALVWTQKQAAQREGFARWLTRHQARLFFPMLLLEGIALKVSGFQFLRRQPGREGVLSGLLMVAHLALWATLFLTAMPAGKAVVFALVLHALFGLHLGMAFAPNHKGMEMPDPDGDRWGHLQRQVLTSRNVRGAVLTDWFLGGLNYQIEHHLFPSMPRPHLRLAQPLVEEYCHRIGMPYTETGLVESYRQGLSHMHDVGAPLR, encoded by the coding sequence ATGCCCCAGGCGACCACCACCGCCACCGACCCGTCCGGAGCACGGGCCGCGACCTCTGTCGCCCCGCCCTCCCCGGACGCGGACGGCGACCGGCCCGCCGGACCCGGCGCCCGGCCCGCCCCGCAGGCCGTGCCCGCCCGGCGGGGCCTCACCGAAGGTGCCCCCGGCGGCAGCGACTTCGCGCCGCTCCTGAAGGCCGTCAAGGGACAGGGGCTGCTGGACCGCCGCACCGGCTGGTACGCGGCGGGCATCGCCGTGAACGCGCTCTGTCTGGCCGCGGTCGCCACCGGCATCGAACTCCTCGGCGACACCTGGTGGACGCTGCTCCTCGCGGTGCCGCTGGCCGTCCTGTGGACCCGTACCGCCTTCCTCGGACACGACGCGGGGCACGCCCAGATCACCGGGAACCGCAGAGCGAGCCGGATCATCGGCCTCGTCCACGGGAACCTTCTCCTCGGCATGAACGAGGCGTGGTGGAACGACAAGCACGTCCGGCACCACGCCAACCCCAATCACATCGACAAGGACCCGGACGTCGGCGTGGGGGCCCTGGTCTGGACCCAGAAGCAGGCGGCCCAGCGGGAAGGCTTCGCCCGCTGGCTCACCCGCCACCAGGCACGCCTCTTCTTCCCCATGCTGCTGCTGGAGGGCATCGCGCTGAAGGTCTCCGGCTTCCAGTTCCTGCGCCGGCAGCCCGGCCGCGAGGGCGTGCTGTCCGGGCTGCTGATGGTCGCCCACCTCGCGCTCTGGGCGACGCTGTTCCTCACCGCCATGCCGGCCGGAAAGGCGGTCGTCTTCGCACTGGTGCTCCACGCGCTCTTCGGACTGCACCTGGGGATGGCCTTCGCACCGAACCACAAGGGGATGGAGATGCCCGACCCGGACGGCGACCGCTGGGGCCATCTGCAGCGCCAGGTCCTCACCTCGCGCAACGTGCGGGGCGCCGTCCTCACCGACTGGTTCCTCGGCGGGCTGAACTACCAGATAGAGCACCATCTCTTCCCGAGCATGCCGCGCCCCCACCTGCGCCTCGCCCAGCCGCTGGTCGAGGAGTACTGCCACCGGATCGGAATGCCGTACACGGAGACGGGGCTCGTGGAGTCCTACCGCCAGGGCCTGTCCCACATGCACGACGTGGGAGCTCCGCTGCGGTAG
- a CDS encoding MOSC domain-containing protein, translating into MNGTVVAVSRSGEYTFTKPVRESITLRAGHGVEGDVHAGVTVKHRSRVAQDPTQPNLRQVHLIQQELFDELRADGFDLAPGDLGENVTTRGLDLLALPVGTLLHLGDQAVVEVTGLRNPCLQIDAFRSGLLKRVVGRDEAGRVVRRAGIMGVVVDDGPVRAGDTVRAELPVGPHKALDRV; encoded by the coding sequence CTGAACGGCACAGTCGTGGCGGTGAGCCGCAGCGGTGAGTACACCTTCACCAAACCGGTCCGGGAGAGCATCACGCTCCGGGCCGGACACGGAGTGGAGGGTGACGTCCACGCGGGCGTCACCGTCAAGCACCGCAGCAGGGTCGCCCAGGACCCCACCCAGCCCAACCTCCGCCAGGTCCACCTGATCCAGCAGGAACTCTTCGACGAGCTGCGCGCCGACGGTTTCGACCTGGCCCCCGGCGACCTCGGCGAGAACGTCACCACGCGCGGCCTCGACCTGCTCGCCCTGCCGGTGGGCACCCTGCTGCACCTGGGGGACCAGGCCGTCGTCGAGGTCACCGGCCTGCGCAATCCGTGCCTCCAGATCGACGCCTTCCGGAGCGGACTGCTCAAGCGCGTCGTCGGGCGCGACGAAGCGGGACGCGTGGTCCGCAGGGCCGGGATCATGGGAGTGGTGGTGGACGACGGACCCGTGCGAGCCGGAGACACCGTCCGGGCCGAGCTCCCCGTCGGGCCGCACAAGGCCCTCGACCGCGTCTGA